The Panthera leo isolate Ple1 chromosome C2, P.leo_Ple1_pat1.1, whole genome shotgun sequence genome window below encodes:
- the CXADR gene encoding coxsackievirus and adenovirus receptor isoform X1, with protein sequence MALLLRFVVLWGVADFTRSLSITTPDQMIEKAKGETAYLPCKFTLSPEDQGPLDIEWLLSPADNQKVDQVIILYSGDKIYDDYYQDLKGRVHFTSNDLKSGDASINVTNLQLSDIGTYQCKVKKAPGVGNKKIQLTVLVKPSGTRCYVDGSEEIGSDFKLKCEPKEGSLPLQYQWQKLSNSQKLPASLLAEMTSPVISVKNATTEYSGTYSCTVTNRVGSDQCLLRLDVVPPSNRAGTIAGAVVGILLALVLIGFIVFCCRKKRREEKYEKEVHHDIREDVPPPKSRTSTARSYIGSNHSSLGSMSPSNMEGYSKTQYNQVPSEDFERTPQSPTLPPAKVAAPNLSRMGAVPVMIPAQSKDGSIV encoded by the exons ATGGCGCTTCTGCTGCGATTCGTCGTCTTGTGGGGAGTCGCGG atttcACCAGAAGTTTAAGTATCACTACTCCTGATCAGATGATTGAAAAGGCCAAAGGGGAAACTGCTTATTTGCCCTGCAAATTTACCCTTAGTCCAGAAGACCAGGGACCACTGGACATCGAGTGGCTGTTATCACCAGCTGATAATCAGAAGGTGGATCAAGTG attattttatattctggagACAAAATTTATGATGACTACTATCAAGATCTGAAAGGACGAGTGCATTTTACAAGTAATGATCTCAAATCTGGCGATGCATcaataaatgtaacaaatttaCAGTTGTCAGATATTGGCACATATCAGTGCAAAGTGAAAAAAGCTCCTGGTGTTGGAAATAAGAAGATTCAGCTGACAGTTCTTG ttaAGCCTTCAGGTACAAGATGTTATGTTGATGGATCAGAAGAAATTGGAAGTGACTTTAAACTAAAATGTGAACCAAAAGAAGGTTCACTTCCATTACAATACCAATGGCAAAAATTGTCCAACTCACAGAAACTGCCCGCCTCATTGTTAGCAG aaatGACTTCACCTGTTatatctgtaaaaaatgccaCCACTGAATACTCTGGGACATACAGCTGTACGGTCACAAACAGAGTAGGCTCTGATCAGTGCCTGCTGCGCCTGGATGTCGTTCCTC CTTCAAACAGAGCTGGGACAATTGCAGGAGCTGTTGTAGGGATTTTGCTTGCTCTCGTGCTCATTGGCTTTATCGTCTTTTGCTGTCGTAAAAAGcgcagagaagaaaaatatgaaaaggaagttCATCATGACATCAG GGAAGACGTGCCTCCTCCAAAGAGCCGCACATCCACTGCCAGGAGCTACATCGGCAGCAATCACTCGTCCCTGGGATCCATGTCTCCTTCCAACATGGAAGGATATTCCAAGACTCAGTATAACCAAGTACCAAGTGAAGACTTTGAACGCACTCCTCAGAGTCCGACTCTCCCACCTGCCAAGGTAGCGGCCCCTAATCTAAGTAGGATGGGAGCGGTGCCTGTGATGATTCCAGCACAGAGCAAGGATGGGTCTATAGTATAG
- the CXADR gene encoding coxsackievirus and adenovirus receptor isoform X2 produces MALLLRFVVLWGVADFTRSLSITTPDQMIEKAKGETAYLPCKFTLSPEDQGPLDIEWLLSPADNQKVDQVIILYSGDKIYDDYYQDLKGRVHFTSNDLKSGDASINVTNLQLSDIGTYQCKVKKAPGVGNKKIQLTVLVKPSGTRCYVDGSEEIGSDFKLKCEPKEGSLPLQYQWQKLSNSQKLPASLLAEMTSPVISVKNATTEYSGTYSCTVTNRVGSDQCLLRLDVVPPSNRAGTIAGAVVGILLALVLIGFIVFCCRKKRREEKYEKEVHHDIREDVPPPKSRTSTARSYIGSNHSSLGSMSPSNMEGYSKTQYNQVPSEDFERTPQSPTLPPAKFKYAYKTDGITVV; encoded by the exons ATGGCGCTTCTGCTGCGATTCGTCGTCTTGTGGGGAGTCGCGG atttcACCAGAAGTTTAAGTATCACTACTCCTGATCAGATGATTGAAAAGGCCAAAGGGGAAACTGCTTATTTGCCCTGCAAATTTACCCTTAGTCCAGAAGACCAGGGACCACTGGACATCGAGTGGCTGTTATCACCAGCTGATAATCAGAAGGTGGATCAAGTG attattttatattctggagACAAAATTTATGATGACTACTATCAAGATCTGAAAGGACGAGTGCATTTTACAAGTAATGATCTCAAATCTGGCGATGCATcaataaatgtaacaaatttaCAGTTGTCAGATATTGGCACATATCAGTGCAAAGTGAAAAAAGCTCCTGGTGTTGGAAATAAGAAGATTCAGCTGACAGTTCTTG ttaAGCCTTCAGGTACAAGATGTTATGTTGATGGATCAGAAGAAATTGGAAGTGACTTTAAACTAAAATGTGAACCAAAAGAAGGTTCACTTCCATTACAATACCAATGGCAAAAATTGTCCAACTCACAGAAACTGCCCGCCTCATTGTTAGCAG aaatGACTTCACCTGTTatatctgtaaaaaatgccaCCACTGAATACTCTGGGACATACAGCTGTACGGTCACAAACAGAGTAGGCTCTGATCAGTGCCTGCTGCGCCTGGATGTCGTTCCTC CTTCAAACAGAGCTGGGACAATTGCAGGAGCTGTTGTAGGGATTTTGCTTGCTCTCGTGCTCATTGGCTTTATCGTCTTTTGCTGTCGTAAAAAGcgcagagaagaaaaatatgaaaaggaagttCATCATGACATCAG GGAAGACGTGCCTCCTCCAAAGAGCCGCACATCCACTGCCAGGAGCTACATCGGCAGCAATCACTCGTCCCTGGGATCCATGTCTCCTTCCAACATGGAAGGATATTCCAAGACTCAGTATAACCAAGTACCAAGTGAAGACTTTGAACGCACTCCTCAGAGTCCGACTCTCCCACCTGCCAAG